The following proteins are co-located in the Polystyrenella longa genome:
- a CDS encoding serine/threonine-protein kinase, whose protein sequence is MINDYRLLRRIAQGGMGVIYEAEQISLERRVAVKLLSNLGIVSDQQLQRFKNESLAAARLDHSNIVPIMSVGVTSNGNHYLVMKLITGSNLAHFIGSLATIQTDSTDQTPTAERRFAFSPGSSASFSLGPPYNAVSSQAPTKSLHEPTDEKVSIVPQVDQSAQDNNNIQKVFGSDRVHDPQFFKGVAERFIQVAEGLQYAHDRGVVHRDIKPSNLLIDQTGKIWISDFGIAKFESREDLTMTGAVIGTPRYMSPEQASGTKGLVDHRTDIYSLGVTLYELLTLKPIFEVARLDQLYLKIAEEEPIAPRVYNPAMPVDLETILCKSMNKEITERYHSVSDMADDLKRFLKDEPILAKRAGLWDRSLKWPRRHKLFITTFLSVSLVSIIALVVLITMMAVHNHRQLELLKLAERSQLELKKSLYFSKIKEAGTALEAGDTRQVTQILGNLRPQQEEPDFRGEEWHYLWNQVHNSRKLISESDTPVYVLCFSPNGRTYATSGLDAIIRIYDASTSQLIQEFATGQIEVNGLDFSPQGDKLASVGDDGTVRVWEIDWKHNQASEKLIIEAHERIAFRVLFSHDGNQIITAGNDPNVKLWDAKTGASQGHLTGHVDSKVSIALSPAENILASVGFDQRVIIWDLNSQEPLLELPYLKKDKVGRPTSLVFSPDGTQFAVASTNKRIQLRNSDSGELIEEFLHSDEVHGVVFASDGKSLISRDFSGMISVWPLGQKNGQDNRSWKAHEGRIYHLATSPLNDQLLSVGEDGLVLAWNYQKQFQRNYLQKQNCDFDAVEFITLPEGERLVTLEKNVIELWDPATCQLIRSLHKSEVHLQTLTVSRDSSIIVAGGREGDLVLYDVVHDRSVRGWNIRDGFDTEQIRISSNNELIAATSFPIETGGALYVHNLRTSQTYTRDIPVECNSVSFSNDGKQLFFSGSFNTLVVWDVETRKVLHDIRGHSHPILYIESNLHNNLVATSGKDRLIKLWNSDTWTSPVVLAGHNNGVLCSEFSPVSSRLVSGGDDGQVKIWSIEPGHEQELYSIDHGRIRPKSISFSKDGRYLACLLKNPDSDLTKIQIINWREK, encoded by the coding sequence GTGATTAATGACTATCGCTTGCTTAGGCGCATAGCCCAGGGTGGAATGGGCGTGATCTACGAAGCGGAACAGATTTCACTGGAACGGCGAGTAGCCGTAAAGCTCCTCTCAAATCTCGGCATCGTGTCTGACCAGCAATTGCAACGATTTAAGAACGAGTCACTGGCGGCGGCTCGTCTGGATCATTCGAATATTGTCCCTATTATGTCAGTGGGCGTGACATCAAATGGGAACCATTATCTGGTGATGAAATTAATCACTGGATCGAATTTAGCGCATTTCATTGGAAGTCTGGCGACAATACAGACGGATTCAACGGACCAGACACCGACCGCTGAAAGAAGATTCGCTTTCTCTCCAGGTTCTTCAGCGAGTTTCTCATTGGGGCCTCCTTATAATGCCGTATCTAGCCAAGCTCCAACTAAATCTTTACATGAGCCGACCGATGAGAAAGTCTCTATTGTTCCTCAAGTAGATCAATCCGCTCAAGATAATAACAATATCCAGAAAGTGTTTGGCTCAGACCGAGTTCACGACCCCCAATTTTTCAAAGGGGTCGCAGAGCGTTTTATTCAAGTCGCAGAAGGGTTGCAGTACGCGCATGATCGGGGCGTTGTGCATCGTGACATTAAGCCCTCAAACTTGCTGATAGATCAGACAGGAAAAATATGGATCAGTGACTTCGGGATCGCCAAATTTGAATCCCGTGAGGATCTTACGATGACCGGGGCGGTCATTGGAACTCCGCGGTACATGAGTCCTGAGCAAGCAAGTGGGACGAAAGGCCTGGTTGACCATCGGACCGACATCTATTCTCTTGGTGTGACTTTATACGAATTACTGACCTTAAAGCCAATCTTTGAGGTGGCAAGACTTGATCAGCTTTATCTCAAGATTGCGGAAGAAGAGCCGATTGCCCCGCGAGTTTACAATCCAGCAATGCCCGTGGATTTGGAAACTATCCTATGTAAATCGATGAACAAGGAGATTACTGAACGGTATCACTCTGTGAGTGATATGGCTGACGATTTAAAACGCTTCTTGAAAGACGAACCAATTCTGGCGAAAAGGGCCGGATTATGGGATAGAAGTTTGAAGTGGCCGCGTCGACATAAATTATTCATCACAACCTTTCTCAGTGTCTCATTAGTGAGCATCATTGCGTTGGTCGTACTGATCACGATGATGGCTGTTCATAATCACCGGCAGCTGGAGCTATTGAAGTTGGCTGAGAGAAGTCAACTTGAACTGAAAAAGTCGCTTTATTTTTCCAAAATCAAAGAAGCGGGTACCGCCTTGGAGGCGGGAGACACACGGCAGGTTACACAAATTCTAGGTAATCTCCGTCCGCAGCAGGAAGAGCCGGACTTTCGTGGCGAAGAATGGCATTATCTATGGAATCAAGTTCACAATTCAAGAAAACTTATTTCTGAATCCGACACGCCTGTTTATGTTCTTTGCTTCTCCCCAAACGGGCGGACATATGCTACCAGCGGTCTGGATGCCATCATCCGGATATACGATGCTTCAACTTCTCAATTAATACAAGAATTTGCGACAGGGCAAATCGAGGTCAACGGACTCGATTTTTCACCGCAAGGAGACAAACTCGCTTCAGTAGGTGACGATGGTACTGTTCGTGTATGGGAAATTGACTGGAAGCATAATCAAGCCAGCGAGAAGTTAATAATCGAAGCTCATGAGAGAATCGCTTTTCGTGTTTTATTCAGCCATGACGGAAACCAGATCATCACTGCAGGAAATGATCCGAACGTTAAGTTATGGGATGCGAAGACGGGAGCCTCTCAAGGTCATCTGACAGGACATGTTGATTCAAAAGTCAGCATCGCGCTATCGCCTGCGGAAAACATATTGGCATCAGTCGGATTCGATCAGCGAGTAATTATCTGGGATCTCAATTCGCAAGAACCTTTGCTTGAATTGCCATACCTGAAAAAAGATAAAGTTGGGCGGCCAACGTCTCTCGTTTTCTCACCGGACGGGACCCAGTTTGCTGTTGCTAGTACAAATAAACGAATACAGCTCCGAAACAGTGATTCGGGAGAGCTTATCGAAGAGTTCCTCCACTCGGATGAAGTGCATGGAGTCGTGTTTGCATCTGATGGAAAGTCGCTGATCAGTCGAGACTTTAGCGGTATGATTTCGGTCTGGCCGTTAGGTCAGAAGAATGGTCAAGATAATCGATCCTGGAAAGCACATGAAGGACGCATCTACCACTTGGCCACCTCTCCTCTCAACGATCAGTTACTCTCTGTAGGAGAAGATGGTCTAGTCCTTGCCTGGAATTACCAGAAACAGTTTCAACGCAATTACCTGCAAAAGCAGAATTGTGACTTCGACGCGGTCGAGTTCATTACACTTCCTGAAGGAGAACGCCTTGTCACTCTAGAAAAGAACGTGATTGAACTGTGGGATCCTGCAACGTGTCAACTGATACGAAGCTTGCATAAATCGGAGGTTCATCTGCAAACGCTCACCGTTTCGAGGGACTCTTCAATCATTGTAGCCGGAGGACGTGAAGGGGACTTAGTTCTTTATGATGTTGTCCATGACAGGAGTGTGCGCGGGTGGAACATCAGAGATGGATTTGATACTGAACAGATAAGAATATCCTCTAATAATGAGCTCATTGCAGCAACCAGTTTTCCAATCGAAACGGGAGGTGCACTGTATGTTCATAACCTTCGAACTTCGCAGACTTATACCAGAGATATTCCTGTTGAGTGTAATTCCGTCAGTTTTTCTAACGATGGTAAACAACTCTTTTTCAGCGGCTCTTTTAATACACTGGTTGTTTGGGATGTCGAGACCAGAAAAGTTCTGCACGATATCAGAGGGCATTCTCACCCTATCCTGTATATTGAGAGCAATCTTCACAACAACCTTGTAGCGACTAGTGGTAAAGACAGACTAATTAAATTATGGAATTCTGATACCTGGACATCTCCAGTTGTCTTGGCAGGGCACAATAACGGAGTCCTTTGCTCCGAGTTCAGCCCCGTTTCCTCCCGTTTAGTTTCAGGTGGCGACGATGGTCAGGTCAAGATATGGAGTATTGAACCGGGGCATGAACAAGAATTGTATTCAATTGATCATGGTAGGATTCGACCTAAGTCCATTAGCTTTTCCAAAGATGGACGTTATCTAGCTTGTTTGCTGAAAAATCCCGATTCTGACTTAACCAAGATTCAGATTATCAATTGGCGAGAAAAATGA
- a CDS encoding RNA polymerase sigma factor, with protein sequence MEKYFLKMSVPYLSNQFDTTDNKLLQRAQVNSQESWRVLIEAYTPLVYQIARKCGLQPSDASDVTQNVLMELTRSLGNFHRRNHGSFRKWLRVVTTSKVNNYFIKQKSLAEADQKHALFSNLNGVSLPPPTEAEHTEENPQPLTDRQFKVQMVLNQVQGQVSAKTWQAFELMIAEVSSSEEIGLQLGMTADAVRMAKRRVLKRFQDLWEEQPQQ encoded by the coding sequence TTGGAAAAGTATTTTCTAAAAATGTCTGTTCCTTATTTATCAAATCAATTCGACACAACTGACAACAAATTGCTTCAGCGGGCACAGGTTAATAGTCAAGAATCCTGGCGAGTTCTGATTGAAGCATACACGCCCCTGGTGTATCAAATTGCACGTAAATGTGGGTTACAGCCTTCTGATGCCTCGGACGTGACCCAAAACGTTTTAATGGAACTCACAAGAAGCTTGGGGAATTTTCATCGCAGGAATCACGGGTCATTTCGTAAGTGGCTAAGAGTTGTTACGACAAGCAAGGTGAATAATTATTTCATCAAACAAAAATCGCTGGCAGAAGCGGACCAAAAGCATGCCTTGTTCAGTAATCTAAATGGAGTGAGTCTTCCACCACCTACAGAGGCTGAACACACGGAAGAAAACCCGCAGCCTCTCACCGATCGCCAATTCAAGGTGCAAATGGTTCTTAATCAGGTGCAGGGACAGGTTTCTGCTAAAACTTGGCAGGCGTTCGAATTGATGATCGCTGAAGTTTCATCATCAGAAGAGATTGGACTACAGTTGGGGATGACTGCAGACGCGGTTCGCATGGCCAAAAGACGCGTCTTGAAACGATTTCAGGATTTATGGGAAGAACAACCACAGCAGTAA
- a CDS encoding type II toxin-antitoxin system ParD family antitoxin codes for MPTRNINLTEHYDRFVAEQIEAVHNSNASEVLLAGLRLLEEQTQTEADKIKILRHLATEGFNELEQGQGLNATTEKGVRSTIARLERQASRLEKKGQEH; via the coding sequence ATGCCTACGCGAAACATCAACCTTACTGAGCATTACGATCGATTTGTTGCAGAACAAATTGAAGCGGTGCATAACTCTAACGCCAGCGAAGTGTTGCTTGCTGGACTGCGACTGCTTGAAGAGCAGACACAGACCGAAGCTGATAAAATTAAGATCTTACGACATTTGGCTACGGAAGGGTTTAACGAGTTGGAACAAGGTCAGGGGCTTAATGCGACGACTGAAAAAGGAGTACGGAGCACAATTGCGCGACTTGAACGACAAGCATCACGTTTGGAAAAAAAGGGCCAAGAACATTGA
- a CDS encoding integrase core domain-containing protein, whose translation MSWKTFLKAHWNAIFAVDFTTVEVWTKTGLTTFYVMVVMELKSRRVETAGITTNPNKQWVTQVGRNLTGDSGFLENASHLILDRDTCFQPLRSFLEEQTDIEPVLLPPKSPNMNAYLERFMRSLKSECLKKMIFFGQHSLERALKEYVAHYHAERNHQGLDNQLIDPGEEVGSIAGKIECQERLGGMLKYYYRDAA comes from the coding sequence ATGTCCTGGAAGACTTTCCTCAAAGCTCACTGGAACGCCATCTTCGCCGTCGACTTCACTACTGTAGAAGTCTGGACGAAGACCGGTCTGACGACATTTTATGTCATGGTGGTAATGGAACTGAAATCACGACGCGTTGAGACCGCAGGCATTACAACGAATCCTAACAAGCAATGGGTGACACAGGTTGGACGTAATCTCACCGGCGACAGTGGTTTCCTGGAGAATGCCTCTCATCTGATATTGGATCGCGACACATGCTTCCAACCACTGCGATCTTTTCTGGAAGAACAGACTGACATCGAACCGGTGCTGCTTCCTCCGAAAAGTCCGAACATGAATGCGTATCTCGAACGCTTTATGAGAAGCTTGAAATCTGAGTGCCTGAAAAAGATGATCTTCTTCGGCCAGCATTCTCTCGAACGAGCACTGAAGGAATACGTCGCTCACTACCATGCTGAGCGGAATCATCAGGGACTCGACAATCAGTTGATTGATCCTGGTGAGGAAGTCGGAAGCATCGCTGGTAAAATCGAATGCCAAGAGCGTCTCGGCGGTATGCTCAAGTATTATTATCGCGATGCCGCGTAG
- a CDS encoding type II toxin-antitoxin system RelE/ParE family toxin, translating into MLRVRLAPAAEQDIESILRWTHETFGEQTRLLYEELLIQAILDLQTDPARAGSQRRPELVNEARSYHLRSSRDNVHQSIGRIHKPRHFLIFRVGRDSFLEIARILHDSMDLAKHLPQDYRAHTDDI; encoded by the coding sequence ATGCTTCGCGTCCGTCTCGCACCAGCAGCCGAACAGGATATTGAATCAATATTGCGTTGGACGCATGAAACCTTTGGTGAGCAAACTCGCCTGCTCTACGAAGAATTATTGATTCAAGCAATCTTGGATCTACAAACCGATCCAGCACGCGCTGGCAGCCAAAGACGACCGGAACTGGTCAATGAGGCACGTTCTTATCATCTGCGAAGCAGTCGGGATAATGTTCATCAATCCATTGGTAGGATTCACAAGCCGCGCCATTTCCTGATCTTTCGGGTTGGTAGAGATAGCTTTCTTGAAATCGCGAGAATTCTACACGACAGCATGGATTTGGCTAAGCATCTTCCACAGGATTATCGTGCCCACACCGACGATATTTAA
- a CDS encoding type II toxin-antitoxin system ParD family antitoxin — MPTRNINLTEHYDQFVAEQIGTGRYSNASEVLRAGLRLLEEQKQTEVEKLKILRHLATEGFNELDQGQGLTAATEKGVRSTIARLGRRASRPKKKDQAN, encoded by the coding sequence ATGCCTACGCGTAACATCAACCTTACTGAGCATTACGACCAATTTGTTGCAGAACAAATCGGTACGGGACGTTACTCAAACGCCAGCGAAGTGCTCCGTGCTGGCCTGCGGCTGCTTGAAGAGCAGAAACAGACCGAAGTTGAAAAACTCAAAATCCTACGACATTTGGCTACGGAAGGGTTCAACGAGTTGGACCAGGGTCAAGGACTTACTGCGGCAACTGAAAAAGGAGTACGGAGCACAATCGCCCGACTTGGACGACGAGCTTCACGTCCTAAGAAAAAGGACCAAGCAAATTGA
- a CDS encoding integrase core domain-containing protein, giving the protein MQPWHLLVYALISWVNREQQLTIEYLKTENSILREKIGKKRILLTDEQRRRQAVKGKMLGRKLLSELGAIFTPDTILRWHRELIARKWDYSPKAQRVGRPRIRQEIVEYILQFAKENPTWGADRIQGALANVGFHITDTTVRNVLKANGIEPVPDRPASMSWQTFLKAHWEAIFAVDFTTVEVWTKTGLTTFYVMVLMELKTRRVEIAGVTTNPNKQWVTQVSRNLTCDDGFLERASHLILDRDMCFQPLLTFLRDQTDIEPVLLPPKSPNMNAYLERFMRSLKSECLRKMIFFGQHSLERALREYVAHYHSERNHQGLDNQLIDPGEEIGCVAGKIECRERLGGLLKYYYRDAA; this is encoded by the coding sequence ATGCAGCCTTGGCACCTGCTCGTCTACGCTCTGATAAGTTGGGTGAATCGCGAACAGCAATTGACGATTGAATACCTGAAGACTGAAAATAGTATCCTCCGCGAAAAAATCGGTAAGAAACGCATCTTGCTCACTGACGAACAGCGTCGTCGCCAGGCGGTCAAAGGGAAAATGCTCGGCCGGAAGTTGCTGAGTGAACTCGGTGCGATCTTCACTCCTGATACCATTCTCCGCTGGCACCGGGAGTTGATTGCCCGGAAATGGGACTATTCCCCGAAGGCACAACGCGTCGGTCGACCGCGCATCCGCCAGGAGATCGTCGAATACATTCTACAGTTTGCGAAGGAGAATCCGACGTGGGGAGCTGACCGCATTCAAGGTGCTCTGGCGAACGTAGGGTTTCACATCACCGACACGACCGTCAGGAATGTACTTAAAGCGAACGGTATTGAACCTGTCCCTGACCGTCCTGCCTCAATGTCCTGGCAGACGTTTCTGAAAGCCCATTGGGAAGCGATCTTCGCAGTCGATTTCACAACAGTGGAAGTCTGGACGAAGACCGGTCTGACGACGTTCTACGTCATGGTACTGATGGAATTGAAAACACGACGCGTAGAGATCGCAGGGGTTACGACGAACCCCAACAAACAATGGGTAACTCAGGTCTCTCGCAATCTCACCTGTGACGATGGTTTTCTGGAACGAGCCTCTCATCTGATTCTCGATCGCGATATGTGCTTCCAGCCACTGCTCACCTTTCTGAGGGACCAGACCGACATCGAACCGGTGCTGCTTCCTCCGAAAAGTCCGAACATGAATGCGTATCTCGAACGCTTCATGAGAAGCCTGAAGTCTGAGTGCCTGAGGAAGATGATCTTCTTCGGTCAGCATTCTCTCGAAAGAGCATTGCGGGAATACGTTGCTCACTACCATTCTGAACGAAACCATCAGGGACTGGACAACCAGTTGATTGATCCTGGTGAAGAAATTGGATGCGTCGCCGGCAAGATCGAATGCAGAGAACGTCTCGGTGGGCTGCTCAAGTATTACTATCGCGACGCAGCTTGA
- a CDS encoding DUF1254 domain-containing protein has product MNLAHRIPLILAALAVTCFSSAVQAQAPKMKYSTDIPANVITPDRTETRLGALEFVDGFPTEATAEKVWNHMDFSRAVESMIMTTPAASLQGFRKGIQKWGPDNETMIYWGGRLDSKGLLLTGNTTVVYTFMWIDLKDGPMVMETPPNVLGIIDDAWFHYVCDFGNAGDDKGKGGKFLLVPPDYNGELPADGYFVKKSKTYGHWLAMRGFMTDFDPVPVVKNMKEHFRLYPLGSEPKEVKWINTAMKDFNTLHAQDATFFDEVNITVQEEPNSAEDPEILGLLASIGIRKGKPFKPDARMKKILAEAAAVGTAAQRTILFRNRDTDTVIWPGSKSWELGFAGGSHEFLNDGVSLINSRVRFHFYATGITPAMVKPPVGAGSQYVIGLRDAEGKALDGSKTYRIHIPPNVPAKRFWDITVYDNQTRSLLQTDNPYPGVTSIDKATVQNTDGSYDVYIGPKKPDGKVNWIQTDPSKGWNMLWRIYGPTQVWYDRGWRPSEIEMVD; this is encoded by the coding sequence ATGAATTTGGCACACCGAATCCCGTTGATACTGGCGGCGTTGGCCGTCACCTGTTTCTCATCGGCCGTCCAGGCACAGGCACCCAAAATGAAATACTCCACCGACATCCCCGCGAATGTCATCACGCCGGACCGGACCGAGACGCGTCTCGGGGCGCTTGAGTTCGTCGACGGTTTCCCAACTGAAGCCACAGCGGAGAAAGTCTGGAATCACATGGACTTCTCGCGCGCCGTGGAGTCCATGATCATGACCACGCCCGCGGCCTCGCTGCAGGGATTTCGCAAAGGCATCCAAAAGTGGGGCCCGGATAACGAGACCATGATTTACTGGGGAGGGCGTTTGGATTCCAAAGGCTTGCTGCTGACGGGCAATACCACGGTGGTCTACACCTTCATGTGGATCGACCTCAAGGACGGTCCGATGGTGATGGAGACGCCGCCCAACGTGCTGGGCATCATCGACGATGCGTGGTTCCACTATGTCTGCGATTTCGGCAATGCCGGCGATGACAAGGGCAAGGGCGGAAAGTTCCTGCTGGTCCCGCCTGATTACAATGGCGAACTGCCGGCCGACGGCTACTTCGTCAAGAAGTCGAAAACCTACGGCCACTGGCTGGCGATGCGCGGCTTCATGACGGACTTCGATCCGGTTCCCGTCGTCAAGAACATGAAGGAGCACTTCCGGCTCTATCCCCTCGGTAGCGAACCGAAGGAAGTGAAGTGGATCAACACAGCGATGAAGGACTTCAACACCCTGCACGCCCAGGACGCCACCTTCTTTGACGAGGTCAACATCACAGTCCAAGAAGAGCCCAACTCGGCCGAGGATCCGGAGATCCTCGGGCTGCTGGCTTCGATCGGCATCCGGAAGGGCAAGCCCTTCAAACCGGACGCCCGCATGAAGAAGATCCTCGCCGAGGCCGCTGCCGTGGGCACCGCCGCCCAACGCACCATCCTGTTTCGCAACCGCGACACGGACACCGTGATCTGGCCCGGCAGCAAAAGCTGGGAGCTAGGCTTCGCCGGTGGCAGTCACGAGTTCCTGAACGACGGCGTCAGTTTGATCAACTCGCGGGTCCGCTTCCATTTCTACGCCACCGGCATCACGCCGGCGATGGTGAAACCGCCCGTCGGTGCGGGATCGCAGTATGTGATCGGTTTGCGCGATGCCGAGGGGAAGGCACTCGACGGCAGCAAGACCTATCGAATCCACATTCCGCCCAACGTTCCGGCCAAACGCTTCTGGGATATCACCGTCTACGACAACCAGACCCGCTCGTTGCTGCAGACCGACAATCCGTACCCCGGCGTCACCAGCATCGATAAGGCCACCGTGCAGAACACCGATGGCTCCTATGACGTCTACATCGGGCCAAAGAAGCCTGATGGAAAAGTGAACTGGATTCAAACGGATCCATCCAAGGGCTGGAATATGCTCTGGCGCATCTATGGCCCGACGCAAGTCTGGTACGACAGGGGCTGGCGTCCGAGCGAGATCGAAATGGTTGATTAA
- a CDS encoding DUF1254 domain-containing protein — translation MKRIFQTKSGPLAAVLLMTCILCGTTKLAVAQVAKDTQQPKMKMTTDIPESIITPDKVETPIGTLEYFDGVPIGGTKDALYDYVDRARAVQVYIEMIPAVSTYSLLQGSRDMNMGDSNQIVLWEQLGDSKSLVLTYNNTSLYTWGFLDLEKDGPTVIEVPPDVLGILDDGDMRYLSDMGAAGPDKGKGGKYLVLPPGYEGDVPEGYFVVKSTSYVVWNFMRGYVRGSVTNPADVKRSADNIKANLKVYPLARKDNPPKMEFKNMSGVHYNTVPPNDFSYFERLNEIIQKEPIEFIGPETRGLMAGLGIQKGKPFRPDARMKKLLTEAVAIGSGYARANTVYPRDPGHRFYPETDSEWVMAFPDKDCFFLKDGIRRIDARLWMHFNAVCVTPAMAGIQPGVGSDYGIVGMDSKHQPLDGAKTYKLHLPPNVPAKDNWSVTIYDTQHRSMLQTDQPFAGVNSLSGELKPNADGSYDLYFAPKAPKGKESNWIQTVPGKSWFIILRMYGPLEPWLDKTWRPSELELVK, via the coding sequence ATGAAACGAATATTCCAAACGAAATCAGGGCCTCTTGCCGCGGTGCTTCTGATGACATGCATTTTGTGCGGCACAACCAAGCTGGCTGTCGCTCAAGTAGCGAAGGACACGCAACAGCCCAAGATGAAAATGACCACGGATATTCCGGAGTCGATCATCACCCCGGACAAGGTGGAGACACCTATTGGCACCCTCGAATATTTCGACGGAGTTCCGATCGGCGGCACCAAGGACGCGCTCTACGACTACGTGGACCGCGCCCGCGCGGTGCAGGTCTACATTGAAATGATCCCCGCCGTGTCCACCTACAGCCTCCTCCAGGGGAGCCGGGACATGAACATGGGCGATTCCAACCAGATCGTCCTTTGGGAACAGCTCGGCGATTCCAAGTCGCTGGTCCTGACGTATAACAACACCTCGCTCTACACATGGGGCTTTCTCGATCTGGAGAAGGACGGTCCCACCGTGATCGAGGTCCCGCCCGATGTGTTGGGAATCCTCGACGACGGCGACATGCGGTACCTCAGCGACATGGGTGCGGCCGGACCTGACAAGGGCAAGGGCGGCAAGTACCTGGTACTGCCTCCGGGATACGAGGGCGATGTGCCGGAAGGCTACTTTGTCGTCAAATCCACGAGCTATGTGGTCTGGAACTTCATGCGGGGCTACGTGCGCGGCAGCGTGACCAACCCGGCGGACGTCAAGAGGTCCGCCGACAACATCAAGGCCAACCTGAAGGTCTATCCGCTGGCGAGGAAGGACAACCCGCCGAAGATGGAGTTCAAGAACATGTCGGGGGTCCACTACAACACGGTCCCGCCGAATGACTTCAGCTACTTTGAGCGACTCAATGAGATCATCCAGAAGGAGCCGATCGAATTCATCGGACCCGAAACCCGCGGTCTGATGGCCGGCCTTGGCATCCAGAAGGGCAAGCCCTTCAGACCCGATGCTCGCATGAAGAAACTGCTCACCGAAGCGGTGGCGATCGGCAGCGGTTATGCCCGTGCCAACACCGTCTATCCACGTGATCCGGGTCACCGCTTCTATCCGGAGACCGACAGCGAATGGGTGATGGCCTTTCCCGACAAGGATTGCTTCTTCCTGAAAGACGGGATCCGTCGGATCGATGCCCGCCTGTGGATGCACTTCAACGCGGTGTGTGTGACTCCGGCCATGGCAGGAATCCAACCGGGGGTCGGGTCGGACTACGGCATTGTCGGAATGGACTCGAAACACCAGCCACTCGACGGTGCCAAAACCTACAAGCTGCACCTGCCGCCCAACGTGCCGGCCAAGGACAACTGGTCCGTGACCATCTACGACACGCAGCACCGTTCCATGCTGCAGACCGATCAACCCTTCGCGGGCGTCAACAGCCTGAGCGGCGAGTTGAAGCCGAATGCGGATGGCTCGTATGACCTCTACTTTGCTCCCAAGGCCCCGAAGGGCAAGGAGAGCAACTGGATCCAGACCGTCCCCGGCAAGAGCTGGTTCATCATCCTGCGGATGTATGGCCCGCTGGAGCCATGGCTCGACAAGACCTGGCGACCGAGCGAACTGGAACTCGTGAAGTAG